From the genome of Drosophila melanogaster chromosome 2L, one region includes:
- the CG5958 gene encoding uncharacterized protein: MAATDIAEEAFHLRLGYLKPETVEIARVELRETEEVKAEAIIKLRELLKATPELNYKDDDAFLTVFLRACHFYPEGALEKMKTTASFRKEYASLVRGLLVEQVKEKFVKGSVINVLKNCDQKGRRVLIVNCGKLWDPSDITSDEMFRMLYMVHLAAQLEEETQVRGVVCIMDFEGLSMKQVKALSPSFSKRLLTFIQEAMPLRMKEVHFVKQPFIFNMVWSLFKPFVKQKLNNRMHFHGSDMKSLQKFLDPSVLPANYKGTLPAIDYGGVEWFPALEQQAQYVEEWSQLGPAQW, encoded by the exons ATGGCTGCCACCGATATCGCCGAGGAGGCCTTTCACTTGCGCCTGGGCTATCTGAAGCCGGAGACCGTGGAAATCGCCCGTGTGGAACTCCGCGAAACCGAAGAAGTCAAGGCGGAGGCCATCATCAAGCTACGGGAACTGCTCAAGGCCACGCCCGAGCTGAACTACAAGGATGACGACGCTTTCCTCACAGTTTTCCTGCGCGCCTGCCACTTTTATCCCGAAGGAGCTCTGGAAAAG ATGAAAACCACAGCCAGCTTCCGCAAGGAGTACGCCTCTCTGGTCCGCGGACTCCTGGTCGAGCAGGTTAAGGAGAAATTCGTGAAGGGCAGTGTGATCAATGTGCTCAAGAACTGCGACCAGAAGGGTCGTCGTGTGCTCATCGTGAACTGTGGCAAACTCTGGGATCCCAGCGATATTACCAGCGATGAGATGTTCCGCATGCTCTACATGGTACATCTCGCCGCCCAGCTGGAGGAGGAGACCCAGGTGCGGGGCGTGGTCTGCATCATGGACTTCGAGGGACTGTCGATGAAACAGGTGAAGGCCCTGTCGCCGAGCTTCTCCAAGCGATTGCTCACATTCATCCAGGAGGCGATGCCCCTTCGCATGAAGGAGGTGCACTTCGTGAAGCAGCCGTTCATCTTCAACATGGTTTGGTCGCTCTTCAAGCCCTTCGTCAAACAAAAGCTGAACAATAGG ATGCACTTCCACGGCAGTGACATGAAGTCGTTGCAGAAGTTCCTCGACCCCTCCGTCCTGCCCGCCAACTACAAGGGTACTCTGCCCGCGATCGACTACGGTGGCGTCGAGTGGTTCCCCGCTCTGGAGCAGCAGGCCCAGTATGTGGAGGAGTGGAGCCAGCTTGGCCCTGCCCAGTGGTGA
- the muc gene encoding midline uncoordinated, isoform F, with product MLRSLATTRNELGALRSVLLRSNNATYVRRSTGNVVVRALSSQLINSRKLQSIRSKLNTSQSPVTWSYNFARAYANLPEHIRVPLPALSPTMERGSIVSWEKKEGDKLNEGDLLCEIETDKATMGFETPEEGFLAKILIQGGTKDVPVGQLLCIIVPDQGSVAAFANFKDDGAAAAPAAPAAAPAPAPAAAAAPPPPPPPAAAPAAAAPPPAPAAAPAAAGTGRVYASPMAKRLAEAQQLRLQGKGSGVHGSIKSGDLAGQKAAAKPAAAAPAKAPRAAGARYEDIPVTNMRAVIAKRLLESKTQLPHYYVTVQCQVDKLLKFRAKVNKKYEKQGARVSVNDFIIKAVAIASLKVPEANSAWMDTVIRKYDDVDVSVAVSTDKGLITPIVFNADRKGVLEISKDVKALAAKARDNKLQPHEFQGGTISVSNLGMFGVNQFAAVINPPQSCILAIGTTTKQLVADPDSLKGFKEVNMLTVTLSADHRVVDGAVAARWLQHFRDYMEDPSNMVL from the exons ATGCTGCGCTCCCTTGCAACAACACGAAACGAACTTGGGGCCCTTCGCTCCGTGCTCCTGCGATCGAATAACGCCACCTATGTCCGCCGATCGACGGGAAATGTGGTTGTGCGCGCCCTCAGCAGCCAGCTGATCAACTCCCGGAAACTCCAGAGCATCAG GTCGAAACTTAACACTAGCCAGTCACCGGTCACATGGAGCTACAACTTCGCCCGTGCCTATGCCAACCTTCCGGAACACATCAGGGTGCCACTGCCCGCACTTTCCCCGACTATGGAGCGCGGATCGATTGTCAGCTGGGAGAAGAAGGAGGGCGATAAGCTCAACGAAG GTGACTTGCTGTGCGAGATTGAGACGGATAAGGCCACCATGGGCTTTGAGACGCCCGAGGAGGGCTTTCTGGCTAAGATTCTCATCCAGGGCGGCACCAAGGACGTTCCCGTTGGCCAGCTGCTGTGCATTATCGTGCCGGACCAAGGCAGCGTAGCTGCTTTCGCGAACTTCAAGGACGACGGTGCCGCCGCAGCACCAGCTGCTCCggcagcagctccagctccagcaccggcagcagcagcagctccgccaccaccaccaccacccgcCGCAGCTCCAGCAGCCGCTGCGCCTCCACCAGCTCCCGCcgctgctccagctgcagcaggTACGGGCCGTGTATATGCCAGTCCCATGGCCAAGCGACTAGCCGAGGCACAACAGCTGCGTCTACAAG GCAAGGGCAGTGGAGTCCATGGCTCAATTAAATCTGGTGATCTTGCAGGCCAGAAAGCAGCAGCCAAGCCAGCTGCTGCGGCACCTGCCAAGGCCCCCAGGGCAGCTGGAGCGCGCTACGAGGACATTCCGGTGACCAACATGCGCGCAGTGATTGCCAAACGTCTGCTGGAGTCCAAGACACAACTGCCTCACTACTACGTCACCGTGCAATGCCAAGTGGATAAG CTGCTGAAGTTCCGCGCGAAGGTGAACAAGAAGTACGAGAAGCAGGGTGCCCGCGTCTCTGTAAACGACTTCAttatcaaggccgtggccattGCCAGTCTTAAGGTTCCCGAAGCGAACTCCGCCTGGATGGACACAGTAATTCGCAAGTACGACGACGTCGATGTTTCGGTTGCTGTCTCCACAGACAAGGGTCTGATTACCCCGATTGTTTTCAATGCCGACCGCAAGGGTGTCCTGGAGATCTCTAAGGATGTCAAGGCGCTGGCAGCCAAGGCGCGCGACAACAAACTTCAGCCCCACGAATTCCAGGGTGGCACCATCTCGGTTTCTAATCTGGGCATGTTCG GTGTGAACCAGTTTGCCGCTGTCATCAACCCTCCTCAATCGTGCATCCTTGCCATTGGCACCACAACGAAACAGTTGGTTGCTGATCCCGACAGTCTCAAGGG CTTCAAGGAGGTCAACATGCTGACGGTCACCCTGAGTGCTGATCATCGTGTTGTGgatggtgctgttgctgccaggTGGCTGCAGCACTTCCGCGACTACATGGAGGATCCTTCCAATATGGTATTGTAA
- the muc gene encoding midline uncoordinated, isoform A — MERGSIVSWEKKEGDKLNEGDLLCEIETDKATMGFETPEEGFLAKILIQGGTKDVPVGQLLCIIVPDQGSVAAFANFKDDGAAAAPAAPAAAPAPAPAAAAAPPPPPPPAAAPAAAAPPPAPAAAPAAAGTGRVYASPMAKRLAEAQQLRLQGKGSGVHGSIKSGDLAGQKAAAKPAAAAPAKAPRAAGARYEDIPVTNMRAVIAKRLLESKTQLPHYYVTVQCQVDKLLKFRAKVNKKYEKQGARVSVNDFIIKAVAIASLKVPEANSAWMDTVIRKYDDVDVSVAVSTDKGLITPIVFNADRKGVLEISKDVKALAAKARDNKLQPHEFQGGTISVSNLGMFGVNQFAAVINPPQSCILAIGTTTKQLVADPDSLKGFKEVNMLTVTLSADHRVVDGAVAARWLQHFRDYMEDPSNMVL, encoded by the exons ATGGAGCGCGGATCGATTGTCAGCTGGGAGAAGAAGGAGGGCGATAAGCTCAACGAAG GTGACTTGCTGTGCGAGATTGAGACGGATAAGGCCACCATGGGCTTTGAGACGCCCGAGGAGGGCTTTCTGGCTAAGATTCTCATCCAGGGCGGCACCAAGGACGTTCCCGTTGGCCAGCTGCTGTGCATTATCGTGCCGGACCAAGGCAGCGTAGCTGCTTTCGCGAACTTCAAGGACGACGGTGCCGCCGCAGCACCAGCTGCTCCggcagcagctccagctccagcaccggcagcagcagcagctccgccaccaccaccaccacccgcCGCAGCTCCAGCAGCCGCTGCGCCTCCACCAGCTCCCGCcgctgctccagctgcagcaggTACGGGCCGTGTATATGCCAGTCCCATGGCCAAGCGACTAGCCGAGGCACAACAGCTGCGTCTACAAG GCAAGGGCAGTGGAGTCCATGGCTCAATTAAATCTGGTGATCTTGCAGGCCAGAAAGCAGCAGCCAAGCCAGCTGCTGCGGCACCTGCCAAGGCCCCCAGGGCAGCTGGAGCGCGCTACGAGGACATTCCGGTGACCAACATGCGCGCAGTGATTGCCAAACGTCTGCTGGAGTCCAAGACACAACTGCCTCACTACTACGTCACCGTGCAATGCCAAGTGGATAAG CTGCTGAAGTTCCGCGCGAAGGTGAACAAGAAGTACGAGAAGCAGGGTGCCCGCGTCTCTGTAAACGACTTCAttatcaaggccgtggccattGCCAGTCTTAAGGTTCCCGAAGCGAACTCCGCCTGGATGGACACAGTAATTCGCAAGTACGACGACGTCGATGTTTCGGTTGCTGTCTCCACAGACAAGGGTCTGATTACCCCGATTGTTTTCAATGCCGACCGCAAGGGTGTCCTGGAGATCTCTAAGGATGTCAAGGCGCTGGCAGCCAAGGCGCGCGACAACAAACTTCAGCCCCACGAATTCCAGGGTGGCACCATCTCGGTTTCTAATCTGGGCATGTTCG GTGTGAACCAGTTTGCCGCTGTCATCAACCCTCCTCAATCGTGCATCCTTGCCATTGGCACCACAACGAAACAGTTGGTTGCTGATCCCGACAGTCTCAAGGG CTTCAAGGAGGTCAACATGCTGACGGTCACCCTGAGTGCTGATCATCGTGTTGTGgatggtgctgttgctgccaggTGGCTGCAGCACTTCCGCGACTACATGGAGGATCCTTCCAATATGGTATTGTAA
- the CG5973 gene encoding uncharacterized protein, isoform A, which produces MGKAECISYDEHKLPYIDLGSAQIRMEKEQAPEWALKKAQDELREVPGVKEQAIKELRELIQNEKYLNLPLDDEYMMMFLRPTHYYPESALKRLKNFYHMKLKYGAACENIIPSKLRNVFEANILNLLPQRDQHGRRLLVLEAGKKWKPSQVPLVDLFRGIQLTVLGSMVEPYSQICGSVVIIDMEGLPLSHITQFTPSFAAMLLDYIQECICMRLKAVHIVNNSYIFNMLFAVFKPFIREKLRKRIFFHGKDYKSLISHIEAKALPPKYGGSATWELPHGKVLGEFFECYSKDYELADSYGYTEGYKMKK; this is translated from the exons ATGGGCAAGGCAGAGTGCATTAGCTACGATGAGCACAAGTTGCCCTACATCGATCTGGGCTCGGCACAGATCCGCATGGAGAAGGAACAAGCGCCGGAATGGGCACTGAAGAAGGCACAGGATGAGTTGCGGGAAGTGCCCGGCGTCAAGGAGCAGGCCATCAAGGAACTCAGGGAACTCATTCAAA ATGAAAAGTACCTGAACCTGCCATTGGATGATGAGTATATGATGATGTTCCTGCGTCCCACCCATTACTATCCAGAAAGTGCCTTGAAAAGG CTCAAGAACTTTTATCACATGAAATTGAAGTATGGAGCCGCTTGCGAGAACATAATCCCCAGCAAGTTGAGAAACGTTTTCGAGGCAAATATTCTGAATTTGCTGCCCCAAAGAGATCAACACGGCCGTCGGCTTTTGGTGCTGGAAGCTGGCA AAAAATGGAAGCCATCGCAAGTGCCCTTGGTGGATCTATTCCGCGGCATTCAATTGACCGTACTGGGTTCTATGGTGGAGCCCTACTCACAAATTTGCGGCTCAGTTGTCATTATCGATATGGAAG GGCTGCCACTTAGCCACATTACACAATTTACACCGTCATTTGCCGCCATGTTGCTGGATTACATTCAAGAATGCATCTGCATGCGTTTGAAAGCAGTTCACATAGTGAATAATTCATATATATTCAATATGCTCTTTGCCGTATTCAAGCCATTCATTCGCGAAAAGCTGCGCAAGAGG ATCTTCTTCCATGGCAAGGACTACAAGTCCCTGATCTCCCATATTGAGGCGAAGGCTTTGCCTCCGAAATACGGTGGTTCTGCCACATGGGAACTGCCACACGGCAAAGTTTTGGGCGAATTCTTTGAGTGCTATTCCAAGGATTATGAAC tggcTGACAGCTATGGGTATACTGAGGGGTATAAGATGAAGAAGTAA
- the muc gene encoding midline uncoordinated, isoform D: protein MLRSLATTRNELGALRSVLLRSNNATYVRRSTGNVVVRALSSQLINSRKLQSIRSKLNTSQSPVTWSYNFARAYANLPEHIRVPLPALSPTMERGSIVSWEKKEGDKLNEGDLLCEIETDKATMGFETPEEGFLAKILIQGGTKDVPVGQLLCIIVPDQGSVAAFANFKDDGAAAAPAAPAAAPAPAPAAAAAPPPPPPPAAAPAAAAPPPAPAAAPAAAGKGSGVHGSIKSGDLAGQKAAAKPAAAAPAKAPRAAGARYEDIPVTNMRAVIAKRLLESKTQLPHYYVTVQCQVDKLLKFRAKVNKKYEKQGARVSVNDFIIKAVAIASLKVPEANSAWMDTVIRKYDDVDVSVAVSTDKGLITPIVFNADRKGVLEISKDVKALAAKARDNKLQPHEFQGGTISVSNLGMFGVNQFAAVINPPQSCILAIGTTTKQLVADPDSLKGFKEVNMLTVTLSADHRVVDGAVAARWLQHFRDYMEDPSNMVL from the exons ATGCTGCGCTCCCTTGCAACAACACGAAACGAACTTGGGGCCCTTCGCTCCGTGCTCCTGCGATCGAATAACGCCACCTATGTCCGCCGATCGACGGGAAATGTGGTTGTGCGCGCCCTCAGCAGCCAGCTGATCAACTCCCGGAAACTCCAGAGCATCAG GTCGAAACTTAACACTAGCCAGTCACCGGTCACATGGAGCTACAACTTCGCCCGTGCCTATGCCAACCTTCCGGAACACATCAGGGTGCCACTGCCCGCACTTTCCCCGACTATGGAGCGCGGATCGATTGTCAGCTGGGAGAAGAAGGAGGGCGATAAGCTCAACGAAG GTGACTTGCTGTGCGAGATTGAGACGGATAAGGCCACCATGGGCTTTGAGACGCCCGAGGAGGGCTTTCTGGCTAAGATTCTCATCCAGGGCGGCACCAAGGACGTTCCCGTTGGCCAGCTGCTGTGCATTATCGTGCCGGACCAAGGCAGCGTAGCTGCTTTCGCGAACTTCAAGGACGACGGTGCCGCCGCAGCACCAGCTGCTCCggcagcagctccagctccagcaccggcagcagcagcagctccgccaccaccaccaccacccgcCGCAGCTCCAGCAGCCGCTGCGCCTCCACCAGCTCCCGCcgctgctccagctgcagcag GCAAGGGCAGTGGAGTCCATGGCTCAATTAAATCTGGTGATCTTGCAGGCCAGAAAGCAGCAGCCAAGCCAGCTGCTGCGGCACCTGCCAAGGCCCCCAGGGCAGCTGGAGCGCGCTACGAGGACATTCCGGTGACCAACATGCGCGCAGTGATTGCCAAACGTCTGCTGGAGTCCAAGACACAACTGCCTCACTACTACGTCACCGTGCAATGCCAAGTGGATAAG CTGCTGAAGTTCCGCGCGAAGGTGAACAAGAAGTACGAGAAGCAGGGTGCCCGCGTCTCTGTAAACGACTTCAttatcaaggccgtggccattGCCAGTCTTAAGGTTCCCGAAGCGAACTCCGCCTGGATGGACACAGTAATTCGCAAGTACGACGACGTCGATGTTTCGGTTGCTGTCTCCACAGACAAGGGTCTGATTACCCCGATTGTTTTCAATGCCGACCGCAAGGGTGTCCTGGAGATCTCTAAGGATGTCAAGGCGCTGGCAGCCAAGGCGCGCGACAACAAACTTCAGCCCCACGAATTCCAGGGTGGCACCATCTCGGTTTCTAATCTGGGCATGTTCG GTGTGAACCAGTTTGCCGCTGTCATCAACCCTCCTCAATCGTGCATCCTTGCCATTGGCACCACAACGAAACAGTTGGTTGCTGATCCCGACAGTCTCAAGGG CTTCAAGGAGGTCAACATGCTGACGGTCACCCTGAGTGCTGATCATCGTGTTGTGgatggtgctgttgctgccaggTGGCTGCAGCACTTCCGCGACTACATGGAGGATCCTTCCAATATGGTATTGTAA
- the santa-maria gene encoding scavenger receptor acting in neural tissue and majority of rhodopsin is absent, isoform C, translating to MPTQNSAMWGQKSNRKLIIGIFGFCLGLFGILCGMFWVDLFDWIMHKEMALAPDTRVYENWKSPPIDLSLDIYLYNWTNPEDFGNLSTKPILEQVGPYRFIERPDKVDIHWHPENASVTYRRRSLFYFDAAGSNGSLDDEITTLNAVALSAAATAKYWPPVKRSLVDVGLKMYGAEMSVQKSIDELLFTGYNDAMIDVAMAMPIFGDEVKVPFDKFGWFYTRNGSADLTGVFNVFTGADQLAKLGQMHSWNYQENTGFFDSYCGMTNGSAGEFQPQHLKPGDSVGLFTPDMCRTIPLDYVETVDIEGLEGYKFSGGPRSVDNGTQYPENLCFCGGQCVPSGVMNISSCRFGSPVFMSYPHFFNADPYYPDQVEGLSPNQKDHEFYMVVQPSTGIPLEVAARFQVNMLVEPIQGISLYTGIPRIFFPLVWFEQKVRITPDMADQLKVLPIVMLSGHIFAGICLIVGITLLCWTPVQILLASCRNRRYDLRTKTKTNGQYKSRSQFSSAEELKSKASTLVCEKSVKGSPDSSPLLEKGRKPTIIKSQTGESVATASTAISDNKQD from the exons ATGCCAACACAAAACAGCGCAATGTGGGGCCAAAAAAGTAATCGCAAATTAATTATCGGCATTTTCGGCTTTTGCCTGGGACTATTTGGCATATTGTGCGGCATGTTCTGGGTGGACCTGTTCGATTGGATCATGCACAAG GAAATGGCTCTGGCCCCCGACACACGTGTCTATGAAAATTGGAAGAGTCCGCCAATTGATCTCAGTCTGGACATCTACCTGTACAACTGGACGAATCCGGAGGATTTCGGCAACCTTTCCACAAAGCCCATTCTGGAGCAGGTGGGTCCTTATCGTTTTATCGAGCGACCCGATAAGGTGGACATTCACTGGCATCCAGAAAATGCATCCGTCACTTATCGCAGGCGCAGCTTGTTCTACTTTGATGCGGCGGGCAGTAATGGCAGCCTGGACGATGAGATTACCACGCTTAATGCAGTGGCTCTG tCTGCAGCCGCCACAGCCAAATATTGGCCACCAGTTAAGCGCTCCCTTGTCGATGTGGGACTAAAGATGTACGGTGCCGAGATGTCTGTCCAAAAATCGATCGATGAGCTGCTCTTCACCGGTTACAATGACGCAATGATCGACGTGGCCATGGCCATGCCCATTTTTGGTGATGAGGTGAAGGTTCCATTCGATAAGTTCGGTTGGTTCTATACGCGCAATGGAAGTGCCGATCTTACCGGAGTTTTTAATGTCTTCACTGGCGCCGATCAACTGGCCAAACTGGGTCAGATGCACTCGTGGAATTACCAGGAGAACACTGGATTCTTTGATTCCTATTGCGGTATGACCAATGGATCCGCCGGGGAGTTCCAGCCACAGCATCTGAAGCCCGGCGATAGTGTTGGTCTATTTACGCCCGATATGTGCCGAACTATTCCGCTGGATTATGTGGAAACTGTGGATATTGAAGGACTGGAAGGTTATAAATTCTCAGGCGGACCACGATCTGTAGATAATG GCACCCAGTATCCTGAGAACCTTTGTTTTTGTGGTGGCCAATGTGTTCCGTCGGGTGTGATGAACATCAGTTCCTGTCGCTTTGGATCTCCTGTTTTTATGTCCTATCCACACTTTTTCAACGCCGATCCTTACTACCCAGATCAGGTAGAGGGCTTGAGTCCTAACCAGAAGGATCACGAGTTTTATATGGTTGTGCAGCCAAGTACTGGTATTCCCCTGGAGGTGGCTGCCCGATTTCAAGTGAATATGCTCGTGGAGCCAATCCAAGGCATTAGCTTATACACTGGAATACCAAGGATATTTTTCCCACTCGTATGGTTCGAACAGAAAGTAAGAATCACTCCAGATATGGCAGATCAACTGAAGGTGCTGCCCATTGTCATGCTCTCCGGACATATATTCGCCGGAATTTGCTTGATCGTAGGCATAACTCTACTCTGCTGGACTCCGGTTCAGATTCTATTGGCTTCCTGTCGAAATCGTAGATACGATCTGAggaccaaaaccaaaacgaatGGCCAGTATAAGAGTCGCTCTCAATTCTCCAGTGCTGAGGAACTGAAGTCCAAGGCCTCCACTTTGGTGTGCGAAAAGAGTGTCAAAGGATCTCCGGACAGTTCTCCGCTCCTCGAAAAAGGCCGTAAGCCAACCATTATTAAATCCCAGACGGGTGAAAGTGTGGCCACTGCATCCACAGCCATCAGCGACAATAAGCAGGATTGA
- the muc gene encoding midline uncoordinated, isoform C, whose protein sequence is MLRSLATTRNELGALRSVLLRSNNATYVRRSTGNVVVRALSSQLINSRKLQSIRSKLNTSQSPVTWSYNFARAYANLPEHIRVPLPALSPTMERGSIVSWEKKEGDKLNEGDLLCEIETDKATMGFETPEEGFLAKILIQGGTKDVPVGQLLCIIVPDQGSVAAFANFKDDGAAAAPAAPAAAPAPAPAAAAAPPPPPPPAAAPAAAAPPPAPAAAPAAAGQKAAAKPAAAAPAKAPRAAGARYEDIPVTNMRAVIAKRLLESKTQLPHYYVTVQCQVDKLLKFRAKVNKKYEKQGARVSVNDFIIKAVAIASLKVPEANSAWMDTVIRKYDDVDVSVAVSTDKGLITPIVFNADRKGVLEISKDVKALAAKARDNKLQPHEFQGGTISVSNLGMFGVNQFAAVINPPQSCILAIGTTTKQLVADPDSLKGFKEVNMLTVTLSADHRVVDGAVAARWLQHFRDYMEDPSNMVL, encoded by the exons ATGCTGCGCTCCCTTGCAACAACACGAAACGAACTTGGGGCCCTTCGCTCCGTGCTCCTGCGATCGAATAACGCCACCTATGTCCGCCGATCGACGGGAAATGTGGTTGTGCGCGCCCTCAGCAGCCAGCTGATCAACTCCCGGAAACTCCAGAGCATCAG GTCGAAACTTAACACTAGCCAGTCACCGGTCACATGGAGCTACAACTTCGCCCGTGCCTATGCCAACCTTCCGGAACACATCAGGGTGCCACTGCCCGCACTTTCCCCGACTATGGAGCGCGGATCGATTGTCAGCTGGGAGAAGAAGGAGGGCGATAAGCTCAACGAAG GTGACTTGCTGTGCGAGATTGAGACGGATAAGGCCACCATGGGCTTTGAGACGCCCGAGGAGGGCTTTCTGGCTAAGATTCTCATCCAGGGCGGCACCAAGGACGTTCCCGTTGGCCAGCTGCTGTGCATTATCGTGCCGGACCAAGGCAGCGTAGCTGCTTTCGCGAACTTCAAGGACGACGGTGCCGCCGCAGCACCAGCTGCTCCggcagcagctccagctccagcaccggcagcagcagcagctccgccaccaccaccaccacccgcCGCAGCTCCAGCAGCCGCTGCGCCTCCACCAGCTCCCGCcgctgctccagctgcagcag GCCAGAAAGCAGCAGCCAAGCCAGCTGCTGCGGCACCTGCCAAGGCCCCCAGGGCAGCTGGAGCGCGCTACGAGGACATTCCGGTGACCAACATGCGCGCAGTGATTGCCAAACGTCTGCTGGAGTCCAAGACACAACTGCCTCACTACTACGTCACCGTGCAATGCCAAGTGGATAAG CTGCTGAAGTTCCGCGCGAAGGTGAACAAGAAGTACGAGAAGCAGGGTGCCCGCGTCTCTGTAAACGACTTCAttatcaaggccgtggccattGCCAGTCTTAAGGTTCCCGAAGCGAACTCCGCCTGGATGGACACAGTAATTCGCAAGTACGACGACGTCGATGTTTCGGTTGCTGTCTCCACAGACAAGGGTCTGATTACCCCGATTGTTTTCAATGCCGACCGCAAGGGTGTCCTGGAGATCTCTAAGGATGTCAAGGCGCTGGCAGCCAAGGCGCGCGACAACAAACTTCAGCCCCACGAATTCCAGGGTGGCACCATCTCGGTTTCTAATCTGGGCATGTTCG GTGTGAACCAGTTTGCCGCTGTCATCAACCCTCCTCAATCGTGCATCCTTGCCATTGGCACCACAACGAAACAGTTGGTTGCTGATCCCGACAGTCTCAAGGG CTTCAAGGAGGTCAACATGCTGACGGTCACCCTGAGTGCTGATCATCGTGTTGTGgatggtgctgttgctgccaggTGGCTGCAGCACTTCCGCGACTACATGGAGGATCCTTCCAATATGGTATTGTAA
- the muc gene encoding midline uncoordinated, isoform E, translating to MLRSLATTRNELGALRSVLLRSNNATYVRRSTGNVVVRALSSQLINSRKLQSIRSKLNTSQSPVTWSYNFARAYANLPEHIRVPLPALSPTMERGSIVSWEKKEGDKLNEGDLLCEIETDKATMGFETPEEGFLAKILIQGGTKDVPVGQLLCIIVPDQGSVAAFANFKDDGAAAAPAAPAAAPAPAPAAAAAPPPPPPPAAAPAAAAPPPAPAAAPAAAGTGRVYASPMAKRLAEAQQLRLQGQKAAAKPAAAAPAKAPRAAGARYEDIPVTNMRAVIAKRLLESKTQLPHYYVTVQCQVDKLLKFRAKVNKKYEKQGARVSVNDFIIKAVAIASLKVPEANSAWMDTVIRKYDDVDVSVAVSTDKGLITPIVFNADRKGVLEISKDVKALAAKARDNKLQPHEFQGGTISVSNLGMFGVNQFAAVINPPQSCILAIGTTTKQLVADPDSLKGFKEVNMLTVTLSADHRVVDGAVAARWLQHFRDYMEDPSNMVL from the exons ATGCTGCGCTCCCTTGCAACAACACGAAACGAACTTGGGGCCCTTCGCTCCGTGCTCCTGCGATCGAATAACGCCACCTATGTCCGCCGATCGACGGGAAATGTGGTTGTGCGCGCCCTCAGCAGCCAGCTGATCAACTCCCGGAAACTCCAGAGCATCAG GTCGAAACTTAACACTAGCCAGTCACCGGTCACATGGAGCTACAACTTCGCCCGTGCCTATGCCAACCTTCCGGAACACATCAGGGTGCCACTGCCCGCACTTTCCCCGACTATGGAGCGCGGATCGATTGTCAGCTGGGAGAAGAAGGAGGGCGATAAGCTCAACGAAG GTGACTTGCTGTGCGAGATTGAGACGGATAAGGCCACCATGGGCTTTGAGACGCCCGAGGAGGGCTTTCTGGCTAAGATTCTCATCCAGGGCGGCACCAAGGACGTTCCCGTTGGCCAGCTGCTGTGCATTATCGTGCCGGACCAAGGCAGCGTAGCTGCTTTCGCGAACTTCAAGGACGACGGTGCCGCCGCAGCACCAGCTGCTCCggcagcagctccagctccagcaccggcagcagcagcagctccgccaccaccaccaccacccgcCGCAGCTCCAGCAGCCGCTGCGCCTCCACCAGCTCCCGCcgctgctccagctgcagcaggTACGGGCCGTGTATATGCCAGTCCCATGGCCAAGCGACTAGCCGAGGCACAACAGCTGCGTCTACAAG GCCAGAAAGCAGCAGCCAAGCCAGCTGCTGCGGCACCTGCCAAGGCCCCCAGGGCAGCTGGAGCGCGCTACGAGGACATTCCGGTGACCAACATGCGCGCAGTGATTGCCAAACGTCTGCTGGAGTCCAAGACACAACTGCCTCACTACTACGTCACCGTGCAATGCCAAGTGGATAAG CTGCTGAAGTTCCGCGCGAAGGTGAACAAGAAGTACGAGAAGCAGGGTGCCCGCGTCTCTGTAAACGACTTCAttatcaaggccgtggccattGCCAGTCTTAAGGTTCCCGAAGCGAACTCCGCCTGGATGGACACAGTAATTCGCAAGTACGACGACGTCGATGTTTCGGTTGCTGTCTCCACAGACAAGGGTCTGATTACCCCGATTGTTTTCAATGCCGACCGCAAGGGTGTCCTGGAGATCTCTAAGGATGTCAAGGCGCTGGCAGCCAAGGCGCGCGACAACAAACTTCAGCCCCACGAATTCCAGGGTGGCACCATCTCGGTTTCTAATCTGGGCATGTTCG GTGTGAACCAGTTTGCCGCTGTCATCAACCCTCCTCAATCGTGCATCCTTGCCATTGGCACCACAACGAAACAGTTGGTTGCTGATCCCGACAGTCTCAAGGG CTTCAAGGAGGTCAACATGCTGACGGTCACCCTGAGTGCTGATCATCGTGTTGTGgatggtgctgttgctgccaggTGGCTGCAGCACTTCCGCGACTACATGGAGGATCCTTCCAATATGGTATTGTAA